The following are encoded together in the Lathyrus oleraceus cultivar Zhongwan6 chromosome 3, CAAS_Psat_ZW6_1.0, whole genome shotgun sequence genome:
- the LOC127126753 gene encoding probable alpha-mannosidase At5g13980, producing MEKKFIFLLTLLGILFYGGHSKFMVYNTSQGIVSGKLNVHLVAHTHDDVGWLKTVDQYYVGSNNSIQGACVQNVLDSMVYALLADKNRKFIYVEMAFFQRWWRDQSEAIQNIVKQFVSSGQLEFINGGMCMHDEAVPHYIDMIDQTTLGHRFLKEEFGVTPRIGWQIDPFGHSAVQAYLLGAEVGFDSLFFGRIDYQDRTKRKKEKSLEVIWQGSKSLGSSAQIFAGAFPKNYEPPSGFYFEVNDDSEIVQDNMDLFDYNVQDRVDDFVAAALSQANITRTNHIMWTMGTDFKYQYAHTWYRQLDKLIHYVNKDGRVNALYSTPSIYTDAKYAANESWPIKTGDFFPYADRANGFWTGYFTSRPALKRYVRLMSGYYLAARQLEYFRGRKNSGPNTDSLADALAIAQHHDAVTGTEKQHVANDYAKRLAIGYKEAEELVSSSLACLAESTLLTGCQDPVTKFQQCPLLNITYCPATEVELVQGKSLVIVVYNSLGWKRNEVIRIPVIDGDVTVHDSNGVEIESQILPLAEAFVNLRNYYVKAYLGENPSKTPKYWLAFTVSVPPFGFSTYTVSTAKKTGSTRSSVYAHQSREKSSIGQGNLKLTFSTDQEKRTNYVNARNMVEEQVELSYLYYSGYNGTDQKDPQNAGAYIFRPNGTHHINHEKQVPVTVLHGPIIDEVHQQINPWIYQITRQYKGKEHVEVEFIVGPIPIDDGIGKEVATRISTTMETNKTFYTDSNGRDFIERVRDYRTDWDLEVNQPVAGNYYPINLGIYIKDNKTEFSVLVDRAIGGSSLEDGQIELMLHRRLLLDDSRGVAEALNETDCVADNCKGLTVQGKYYYRIDPLGEGAKWRRTFGQEIYSPLLLAFSEKDDKDDWMNSRVTTFSGFDSSYTLPENIAIITLQEFDHGTVLLRLAHLYEIEEDKDMSVITSVELKKLFPGKKIEDVKETSLSANQERKEMEKKRLVWKVEGSSGNEGVSRGGAVDPKELTVELAPMEIRSFMIYFDYSNHLFDAL from the exons ATGGAGAAAAAATTCATCTTTTTGTTGACCCTTTTGGGTATACTCTTTTATGGAGGACATTCCAAGTTTATGGTGTATAACACATCTCAGGGTATAGTCTCTGGGAAACTCAATGTTCATCTGGTTGCTCATACTCATGATGATGTTGGCTGGTTGAAGACTGTTGATCAGTACTATGTTGGTTCTAACAATTCCATTCAG GGGGCTTGTGTGCAAAATGTGTTGGACTCTATGGTTTATGCTCTATTGGCTGATAAGAACAGGAAATTTATCTATGTGGAGATG GCCTTTTTCCAGCGATGGTGGAGAGATCAGAGTGAAGCTATTCAGAATATCGTTAAGCAGTTTGTTAGTTCGGGTCAATTAGAATTCAT AAATGGGGGCATGTGTATGCATGATGAGGCAGTACCCCATTACATAGACATGATTGATCAGACTACACTTGGACACCGATTTCTGAAAGAGGAGTTTGGCGTGACTCCCAGAATCGGTTGGCAAATTGATCCCTTTGGCCATTCTGCTGTGCAGGCTTACTTATTGGGAGCTGAA GTTGGTTTTGATTCACTTTTCTTTGGTAGGATAGATTATCAGGATAGAACTAAACGCAAAAAGGAGAAGAGTCTCGAGGTTATCTGGCAGGGTAGCAAGAGCCTTGGCTCGTCTGCTCAG ATCTTTGCTGGTGCATTCCCTAAGAACTATGAGCCTCCTTCTGGATTTTACTTTGAAGTTAATGATGATTCCGAAATAGTTCAA GATAACATGGATTTGTTCGATTACAACGTGCAAGATAGAGTGGATGACTTTGTTGCTGCTGCACTATCACAA GCAAACATAACTCGAACAAATCACATAATGTGGACAATGGGAACTGATTTTAAGTATCAATACGCACATACATGGTACCGGCAATTGGACAAGCTTATTCATTATGTGAACAAG GATGGACGTGTCAATGCTCTGTATTCTACGCCATCCATATATACTGACGCTAAATATGCTGCAAATGAGTCTTGGCCAATCAAAACCGGCGATTTCTTCCC TTACGCGGATCGTGCAAATGGTTTCTGGACAGGATACTTTACCAGTAGGCCAGCTTTGAAACGCTATGTCAGATTAATGAGTGGCTATTATTTG GCTGCAAGACAACTTGAATATTTTAGAGGGCGAAAGAACTCGGGGCCAAATACAGATTCATTAGCGGATGCTTTAGCAATTGCTCAGCACCATGATGCAGTCACTGGCACAGAAAAGCAGCATGTGGCCAATGATTATGCTAAGCGGTTGGCGATAGGCTACAAGGAG GCAGAGGAACTGGTTTCATCATCGCTGGCTTGCTTGGCTGAATCAACGTTGCTTACTGGGTGTCAGGACCCAGTTACAAAGTTTCAACAA TGCCCGCTTTTGAACATAACTTATTGTCCTGCAACAGAAGTTGAACTGGTTCAAGGAAAGAGTTTG GTTATCGTGGTTTATAACTCCCTTGGTTGGAAGAGGAATGAAGTGATTCGAATTCCT GTTATTGATGGCGATGTTACAGTTCATGACTCTAACGGTGTAGAAATAGAATCTCAAATTCTACCTCTGGCTGAGGCATTTGTAAATTTAAGAAACTACTATGTCAAAGCATATTTGGGAGAAAATCCATCCAAGACACCGAAGTACTGGCTTGCATTTACGGTTTCTGTACCACCGTTTGGTTTTAGCACCTACACTGTCTCGACTGCCAAAAAAACAG GTTCCACCAGATCATCTGTATATGCGCATCAAAGTCGTGAAAAGTCTTCTATTGGTCAAGGAAATTTGAAGCTTACATTTTCTACAGATCAAGAAAAACGGACCAATTATGTTAATGCAAGAAACATG GTTGAGGAACAGGTTGAACTGAGTTACCTTTACTATTCTGGATATAACGGAACCGATCAAAAAGATCCACAG AATGCCGGGGCCTATATCTTCCGTCCAAATGGCACACATCATATAAACCATGAAAAACAG GTTCCGGTGACTGTTCTGCATGGACCGATAATAGATGAAGTTCATCAACAAATCAATCCATGGATATATCAG ATTACCCGACAGTACAAAGGAAAGGAACATGTTGAAGTCGAGTTTATT GTTGGTCCTATACCTATTGACGATGGAATTGGTAAAGAAGTTGCCACTCGAATTTCAACTACTATGGAAACCAATAAAACCTTTTACACAGATTCTAATGGGCGTGATTTTATCGAAAGG GTACGGGACTACAGAACAGACTGGGACTTGGAAGTGAACCAGCCCGTTGCCGGAAATTATTATCCA ATTAACCTCGGGATATACATAAAGGATAATAAAACAGAATTCTCGGTTTTGGTGGATAGAGCTATCGGAGGATCCAGCTTAGAAGATGGACAAATCGAGTTGATGCTCCACAG GAGATTGTTGCTTGATGATTCAAGAGGTGTCGCAGAGGCCCTAAATGAAACAGACTGTGTTGCTGACAATTGCAAGGGTCTAACT GTCCAAGGTAAATATTATTATAGAATAGACCCCTTGGGCGAGGGAGCTAAGTGGCGCCGTACTTTCGGTCAGGAAATATATTCTCCACTTTTGTTGGCCTTTTCTGAAAAG GATGATAAAGATGACTGGATGAATAGCCGTGTAACAACATTTTCCGGATTTGATTCTTCTTACACATTACCAGAAAACATTGCTATTATAACATTACAGGAATTTGATCACGGGACAGTTCTCCTTCGATTAGCGCATTTATATGAG ATTGAAGAAGACAAGGATATGTCTGTAATAACGAGTGTGGAATTGAAAAAGCTCTTCCCGGGAAAGAAG ATCGAAGACGTGAAAGAGACGAGCTTATCTGCAAATCAAGAAAGGAAAGAGATGGAGAAGAAAAGACTTGTTTGGAAAGTAGAAGGATCCTCTGGAAATGAAGGTGTTTCAAGGGGAGGAGCAGTCGATCCAAAAGAGCTTACTGTGGAGCTTGCTCCAATGGAAATTCGCAGTTTTATGATTTACTTTGATTATAGTAACCATCTTTTTGATGCATTGTAG
- the LOC127126752 gene encoding alpha-mannosidase At3g26720 — translation MITANTAVLFAVLMTAICAVQSEYIEYNTTHRIIPNKINVHLVPHSHDDVGWLKTVDQYYVGSNNSIRGACVQNVLDSVMSALLEDQNRKFIYVEMAFFQRWWRQQSKAMKLKVKELVNSGQLEFINGAMCMHDEATPHYIDLIDQTTLGHQFIKDEFGKIPRVGWQIDPFGHSAVQAYLLGAELGFDSLFFARIDYQDRAKRLKDKTLEIVWQGSKSLGSSSQIFTGIFPRHYDPPDGFTFEIHDVSSPIQDDILLFDYNVEERVNDFVSAALAQANVTRTNHIMWTMGTDFRYQYANSWFRQMDKFIHYVNQDGRVNALYSTPSIYTDAKYAANEKWPLKIDDFFPYADHPNAYWTGYFTSRPALKGYVRVMSGYYQAAKQLEFFKGRNKSGPNTDALANALALAQHHDAVSGTERQHVAADYAKRISIGYAEAEGLVASALALLVNQRLSSHVMNPITGFQQCPLLNISYCPPSETTLDNGKSVVIVVYNPLAWKREEVIRIPVSTAEVFVQDSAGKKIESQLLPVSNITSSIRKKYVKAYIGTAPSRELRYWLAFPVSVPPIGFSTYIVSRPRQTGHVSTISKEFRSEGSTNNSIEVGQGNLKLLYSANEGKLTHYVNNRNLVTASVEQSYSFYSGNVGDDKDSQASGAYVFRPNGSFPIKSDQQASFTVLRGPILDEVHQQLNPWVSQIVRIYQAKEHAEVEFTIGPIPVDDGIGKEVITQFSTTMKTNKTFYTDSNGRDFIKRIRDFRTDWDLEVNQPVAGNYYPVNLGIYMQDSGMELSVLVDRSVGGSSLVDGQVELMLHRRLLHDDARGVGETLNETVCIADKCEGLTIQGKLYLRIDRKDEGAKWRRTVGQEIYSPLLLAFTEQDEDNWLHFQQPTFSGIDSSYSLPNNTALLTLQDFGNGKVLLRLAHLYEVGEDKDYSVTANVELKRLFPNKKISKVTEMSLSANQERGEMEKRKLVWKVEGGFTEESKVVRGGPVDPTKLVVELAPMEIRTFFVDFDLLQTVHAAENHVM, via the exons ATGATAACGGCCAATACGGCGGTGCTATTCGCCGTTTTGATGACGGCGATATGCGCAGTGCAATCCGAGTACATAGAGTACAACACTACACACAGAATCATCCCCAACAAAATCAATGTTCACTTGGTTCCTCACTCTCACGATGATGTTGGCTGGCTTAAAACCGTCGATCAGTACTACGTCGGATCCAACAACTCCATTCGT GGTGCATGTGTGCAGAACGTGCTTGATTCTGTGATGTCCGCACTCTTGGAGGATCAAAACCGCAAGTTTATATATGTTGAAATG GCATTTTTCCAGAGATGGTGGAGGCAGCAAAGTAAAGCTATGAAACTTAAAGTCAAAGAGCTTGTCAACTCGGGTCAGCTCGAATTCAT AAATGGTGCTATGTGCATGCATGATGAGGCCACCCCTCATTATATTGACCTGATTGATCAGACCACTCTAGGGCATCAGTTCATCAAAGATGAGTTTGGTAAGATTCCAAGAGTTGGCTGGCAGATTGATCCGTTTGGCCATTCTGCAGTTCAGGCATACTTGCTTGGAGCTGAG CTAGGATTCGATTCCCTCTTTTTTGCTAGAATTGATTACCAAGATAGAGCCAAACGATTAAAGGACAAAACTCTAGAGATTGTTTGGCAGGGTTCCAAGTCTCTTGGTTCATCTTCACAA ATATTTACTGGGATATTTCCTAGGCATTATGACCCTCCTGATGGTTTCACGTTCGAGATACACGATGTTTCCTCTCCTATTCAA GATGACATTCTACTGTTTGACTATAATGTTGAAGAAAGAGTCAATGACTTTGTATCTGCTGCCTTAGCTCAG GCTAATGTGACCAGGACGAATCACATAATGTGGACAATGGGGACAGACTTCCGCTATCAATATGCTAATTCATGGTTTAGGCAGATGGATAAGTTTATTCACTATGTCAATCAG GATGGTCGAGTCAATGCATTGTATTCAACACCATCTATCTACACTGATGCAAAATATGCAGCTAATGAGAAATGGCCACTTAAAATTGATGATTTCTTCCC GTATGCTGATCATCCTAATGCATATTGGACTGGTTATTTTACAAGTAGGCCAGCTTTAAAGGGTTATGTGAGAGTGATGAGTGGTTACTATCAG GCAGCAAAGCAGTTGGAATTTTTTAAAGGGAGAAATAAATCAGGACCAAATACTGATGCATTAGCCAATGCTTTAGCACTTGCTCAGCACCATGATGCTGTTAGTGGCACGGAAAGACAGCATGTTGCTGCTGATTATGCAAAGCGGATCTCTATAGGCTATGCCGAG GCAGAAGGCTTGGTTGCATCTGCTCTTGCTTTATTGGTAAACCAAAGGTTAAGTTCACACGTGATGAACCCGATAACAGGCTTCCAGCAG TGTCCTCTTCTTAACATAAGCTACTGTCCTCCGTCAGAAACTACCTTGGATAATGGGAAAAGCGTG GTGATTGTTGTTTATAACCCTCTTGCTTGGAAGAGAGAGGAAGTGATTCGAATTCCT GTTTCCACTGCAGAAGTTTTTGTCCAGGACTCTGCTGGGAAGAAAATTGAGTCTCAGCTCTTGCCTGTATCTAACATTACTTCGAGCATAAGGAAAAAATATGTCAAAGCATATATAGGAACAGCTCCTTCTAGGGAACTCAGGTACTGGCTTGCATTTCCGGTATCTGTACCCCCCATTGGTTTCAGTACCTATATAGTATCAAGGCCTAGACAGACAG GTCATGTTTCAACTATCTCAAAGGAGTTCAGATCAGAAGGAAGTACTAATAACAGCATAGAAGTTGGACAAGGGAATCTAAAGCTCCTTTATTCTGCAAATGAAGGAAAATTGACTCATTATGTTAACAACAGAAATCTA GTTACAGCATCAGTTGAACAATCATACAGTTTTTATTCTGGAAACGTTGGGGATGATAAAGATTCTCAG GCTTCCGGGGCATACGTCTTCCGTCCAAATGGCTCGTTTCCCATTAAATCTGATCAGCAG GCATCTTTTACTGTCCTGCGTGGTCCGATATTGGATGAAGTACATCAACAGCTCAATCCATGGGTATCTCAG ATTGTGAGGATATATCAGGCAAAGGAGCATGCTGAAGTTGAGTTCACT ATTGGGCCTATACCTGTGGATGATGGCATTGGGAAAGAAGTTATTACTCAATTTTCAACTACAATGAAGACCAACAAGACATTCTACACAGATTCTAATGGACGTGACTTCATCAAAAGG ATTCGAGATTTCAGGACTGACTGGGATCTAGAAGTGAACCAACCTGTAGCTGGAAATTATTACCCG GTTAATTTAGGAATATATATGCAAGATAGTGGTATGGAACTCTCAGTTTTGGTGGACCGCTCCGTCGGTGGTTCCAGTTTGGTAGATGGTCAAGTAGAGCTGATGCTTCACAG GAGGTTGCTTCATGATGATGCAAGAGGTGTTGGAGAGACACTTAATGAAACTGTTTGCATTGCTGATAAATGTGAAGGCTTAACT ATTCAAGGAAAACTGTACCTTAGAATTGACCGTAAAGATGAAGGTGCTAAATGGCGCCGTACAGTTGGCCAGGAAATATATTCACCATTGTTGTTGGCCTTCACAGAGCAG GATGAGGATAATTGGTTGCATTTTCAACAACCAACATTCTCTGGCATAGACTCTTCCTACAGTTTACCAAACAACACCGCACTTCTAACTCTCCAA GATTTTGGAAACGGAAAAGTACTCCTAAGACTAGCTCACCTTTATGAG GTTGGAGAAGACAAAGACTATTCGGTAACTGCAAATGTAGAATTGAAAAGGCTTTTCCCTAACAAGAAG ATTAGTAAAGTGACAGAGATGAGTTTGTCTGCTAATCAAGAAAGAGGTGAAATGGAAAAGAGGAAACTAGTTTGGAAGGTAGAAGGAGGCTTCACTGAAGAATCTAAGGTGGTGAGAGGAGGACCGGTGGATCCTACAAAGCTTGTTGTTGAACTTGCTCCAATGGAGATTCGGACATTCTTTGTTGATTTTGATCTTCTCCAAACAGTTCACGCAGCAGAAAATCATGTAATGTAA